The Nycticebus coucang isolate mNycCou1 chromosome 5, mNycCou1.pri, whole genome shotgun sequence genome window below encodes:
- the LOC128586268 gene encoding endogenous retrovirus group K member 5 Gag polyprotein-like: MRHALIKEERIFNVMLQHLLVKNGFNVSLKRLEELIHFLIKQGAEEPYQDFISRLEEAINRMLPPSEGTSLLLKQLEACMDASPAIVQGMAFAAAMQGQKFSAYVKNTFNKEGKGPTAPTNTCYNCGKPGRMQKDCKQSHANKPRGDPPGLCPRCKKGRHWKNECKSKFHKDGTPLNNKGDTDPEDQDVRRSKN, from the coding sequence atgaggcacgcattgatcaaagaggaacgtatattcaatgtcatgttacagcatttgttagttaaaaatgggttcaatgtgtccctcaaacggttggaggagcttatacattttcttattaagcaaggtgcggaggagccgtaccaagactttatttcaaggctggaagaagccattaacagaatgctccccccgtctgagggcacatcactgttgctcaaacagttagaagcatgcatggatgcctcaccagcaatcgtacagggaatggcgtttgctgcagcaatgcaaggtcagaaattcagcgcctatgttaaaaataccttcaataaagaaggtaaggggccaacagctcctaccaacacttgctacaattgtggcaagccaggacgcatgcagaaggactgtaaacagtcccatgccaataagccgaggggggacccacccggcttatgccctcgctgtaagaagggcagacactggaaaaatgaatgtaaatcaaaatttcataaggatggaacccccttgaataacaagggtgacactgatcctgaggatcaggacgtacggagatcaaaaaactag